A genomic stretch from Dama dama isolate Ldn47 chromosome 10, ASM3311817v1, whole genome shotgun sequence includes:
- the ZG16 gene encoding zymogen granule membrane protein 16, whose product MLTIAFLALLCASASATEIQPRDSSYSGEYGGGGGERFSQSGNQLDGPITAIRLRVSSYYIVGLQVRYGTVWSDYVGGTSGDLDEIFLYPGESIVQVSGKYKTYLRKLVFVTDKYRFLSFGKDKGTSFNAAPLYPNTVLRFFSGRAGSLIDAIGFHWDFYPSDYESC is encoded by the exons ATGTTGACCATTGCTTTTCTCGCCCTTCTTTGTGCCTCAGCCTCTGCCACAGAGA TTCAGCCCAGGGACTCCTCCTACAGTGGAGAATacggaggtgggggaggagaacGATTCTCCCAGTCTGGAAACCAGCTGGATGGCCCCATCACCGCCATTCGCCTCCGAGTCAGCAGTTACTACATCGTAGG TCTCCAGGTGCGCTACGGCACGGTGTGGAGTGACTATGTGGGTGGCACCTCGGGAGACCTGGACGAGATCTTTCTCTACCCTGGGGAGTCCATCGTCCAGGTGTCAGGAAAGTACAAGACCTACCTGAGAAAGCTGGTCTTTGTGACCGACAAGTACCGTTTCCTGTCTTTTGGGAAAGACAAAGGCACAAGTTTCAACGCTGCCCCCCTGTACCCCAACACCGTGCTACGATTCTTCAGTGGCCGAGCTGGCTCCCTCATTGATGCCATCGGCTTCCACTGGGACTTCTACCCCTCTGATTACGAGAGCTGCTGA
- the C10H16orf54 gene encoding transmembrane protein C16orf54 homolog gives MPPTPALPSGQTEASSWVPLPCGPCIPIMVALAALAAVFLLATAVLAERLFRRSLPPDPSIRAPTLVWRPGGELWIEPRGTPRERSEDWYGSEVPLLTDGAPDPPAQGGTLEARATAPPAASTPRSPPSSLVPQTPPNAPTQSTFWGPQVWEERPQAPGLVSWAEPERRPEASVYPGSPQARRVRPGSPDLEWGLQPRVTLEQISAFWRREGRSSVGF, from the coding sequence ATGCCTCcaaccccagctctgccctcgGGGCAGACGGAGGCCTCCTCGTGGGTCCCGCTGCCCTGCGGACCCTGCATCCCCATCATGGTGGCCCTGGCCGCTCTGGCCGCCGTCTTCCTCCTGGCCACAGCCGTGTTGGCCGAACGCCTGTTTCGCCGCTCCCTCCCGCCGGACCCCAGCATCCGTGCACCCACCCTCGTGTGGCGCCCCGGAGGAGAGCTGTGGATCGAGCCCAGAGGCACGCCCCGAGAGCGCTCTGAGGACTGGTATGGCTCAGAGGTCCCCCTGCTGACGGACGGGGCCCCAGACCCGCCCGCCCAGGGGGGCACCTTGGAGGCACGAGCGACAGCCCCACCCGCTGCCTCAACCCCACGCTCCCCCCCCAGCAGCCTGGTCCCCCAGACCCCACCCAATGCCCCAACCCAGAGCACCTTCTGGGGGCCCCAGGTCTGGGAGGAgaggccccaggccccaggcctggTGAGCTGGGCTGAGCCTGAACGGAGGCCAGAGGCCAGCGTGTATCCCGGGAGCCCCCAGGCCCGGAGGGTGCGGCCAGGAAGCCCCGATCTTGAGTGGGGCCTGCAGCCTCGGGTCACCCTGGAGCAGATCTCAGCTTTCTGGAGGCGTGAAGGCCGAAGCAGTGTGGGTTTCTGA
- the QPRT gene encoding nicotinate-nucleotide pyrophosphorylase [carboxylating], whose translation MDPEGLAHLLPPTTLAALADSWLREDCPGLNYVALVSGTAPSQAVLWAKSPGVLAGRPFFDAIFAQVNCQVSWLLPEGSKLVPVAKVAEVRGPAHCLLLGERVALNTLARCSGVASMAAAAVETARGTGWAGHVAGTRKTTPGFRLVEKYGLLVGGAAAHRYDLGGLVMVKDNHVMAAGGVKKAVRAARQAADFALKVEVECSSLQEAVEAAEAGADLVLLDNFRPEELHPTAAALKAQFPSVSVEASGGVTLDNLPQFCGPHIDVISLGMLTQAAPALDFSLKLFAEGATPVPHTHQS comes from the exons gCCTGGCGCATCTGCTGCCTCCTACCACTCTGGCCGCCCTGGCAGACAGCTGGCTCCGAGAGGACTGCCCAGGCCTCAACTACGTGGCCTTGGTCTCGGGGACAGCCCCCTCGCAGGCGGTGCTGTGGGCCAAGTCCCCGGGGGTACTGGCAGGGAGGCCCTTCTTTGATGCCATCTTTGCCCAAGTCAACTGCCAggtctcctggctcctccctgaGGGATCAAAGCTGGTGCCTGTAGCCAAGGTGGCCGAAGTCCGGGGCCCTGCCCACTGCCTGCTGCTGGGGGAGCGGGTGGCCCTTAACACGCTGGCCCGCTGTAGTGGAGTTGCCAGCATGGCTGCTGCCGCCGTAGAGACCGCCAGGGGGACTGGCTGGGCCGGGCATGTGGCAGGCACACGGAAGACTACACCAGGCTTCCGGCTGGTGGAGAAATACGGGCTCCTAGTGGGCGGGGCTGCCGCCCACCGCTACGACCTTGGCGGgctggtgatggtgaaggacaaccATGTCATGGCAGCCGGTGGTGTGAAAAAG GCGGTGCGGGCAGCGCGGCAGGCAGCCGACTTCGCCCTGAAGGTGGAGGTGGAGTGTAGCAGCCTGCAGGAGGCTGTGGAGGCGGCCGAGGCAGGAGCGGACCTCGTCTTGCTGGACAACTTCAGGCCTGAG GAGCTGCACCCCACGGCCGCCGCGCTGAAGGCCCAGTTCCCCAGTGTGAGTGTGGAGGCCAGTGGGGGCGTCACGCTGGACAACCTCCCGCAGTTCTGTGGGCCCCACATCGATGTCATCTCTTTGGGGATGCTGACACAGGCGGCCCCGGCCCTCGATTTCTCCCTCAAGCTGTTTGCTGAAGGGGCCACTCCAGTGCCCCACACCCACCAGTCCTAA